In Setaria italica strain Yugu1 chromosome IX, Setaria_italica_v2.0, whole genome shotgun sequence, the genomic stretch ACCCTTCGATCGTCGTTCCACATTCCGCGGCATTAATCGACGATTCTCTGCCGTACAATCTTCCACTCCCTCCATCCCGCGATCCACAGCCACCCTTCTGCGCTACGTCGCATCATGCAGCCCTGCACGCCCATCCgctccgccatcgccgcgcTTCACTACGTAATCCTCGTGCACCcggctccccttcctccctgccATCTCGCATGCACATCCGCTACGCGTccgccctcctccgctccctcctccatctcctcctggCGGCGTCCGCGGGGGACGACCAGCTCGATCTACTTCGGACATCATCGGTGGGGCAGGACCTTGAGATCCACCAGTCGCCGTCCACGAGGGAGACGACCCATCGGCCGTctacgccgccgctgccgcacaGCCCAAACCAAACGGCCCTTCTTCCCTCCCATGCAGCAGCCACCCGCGTCTACtactctccttcctccctccgctCCATCCGCGGCAGCGAGGGATATCAATGGCGCTTGGTATTGGTATTTCTTATGGCCTAACAGATAAATCCGCAAAGTGTACGGATATCAATGTAGCTTTCACCTAGGAGTATTCCAGAGTATCGATTTCCACGGGAACGACGAGTGCTCTAAACCCTTTTGCTCCGGGGCCATTTGATCCACCTCCTATTGTTGTGGACGTCCTTGATTGCTTCAGGAGGTGAGTTGTTTGATGGATGTAACTCTCTTGAACTCAGTTTGGTGAACCCATTGATCTAAGGGAAGTAAACCATGTTCTTATGATGAAACCGACTTATGTCCGATGCTTGGGATTGCTCCTGGGTGTGTTTCTTCGCATGTGACTAAAGGTGGGCTGACGATGTGGCGTAGGTTTGGTGAGCCAAACCTAGGTGGGTCAGCCGACCTACTTTTTGTGGTGGACGGTCCATGGCTGAGTTATCTTTTGATCCTGGCATGAGTATTGAGCCTGTGGGCAAAAGTTGATGGTGATTGGGCTTGGGTTTGGGTCGTCCCAAGTGGGTTTGGGTCGGCCGACCCTACCTCCCGTGTTCAGCATGTATCACAATCTTTCGAGAGGCATAACTTCTGTGTCCGGACTTCGAATTGGGTGAACCAATACTCCATTTCATTTATCTCGATGAGCACTTCAACATGGTGGGTTCAAATATGTGCTTTGAGTAATTCTTGTTCCATGTCTAAAAGATCCTTTGTACGTTGCTTGGAATCATGTTGAGATGTTCAGGTAAACCTTTGTTTAAGTGTAAATGATCCTTGGACTTGTAGGCTATTGTTGCTCCTCAACCATCATGGCATTTGTGCACCAAATTAACTATACTCCTTGCAAGCATGTCGGAACACAAAACTTTATGACTCGTTAGTTAAGATCCGAATAGCTAAGGTGTTTGCTTCAATTGATTTGGGTGAAGTTGGTAACTATACTCCTTGCAAGCATGTCGGAACACAAAACTTTATGACTCGTTAGTTAAGATCCGAATAGCTAAGGTGTTTGCTTCAATTGATTTGggtgaagttggtggagtggatctATTTTTtctggagcggagcagtcccaaacacgcCCATAATGTACCACTTGCCATGCTTCTGTTGTACTACTCCGATGCGAGTCATTATTTGGTGAACCAACACTTTACTAAGTAATGACTCCAAGACCGGTCATACTCCTTGGGAATGACAGGTCATTACAACTACTTACTCGGCATGCCTATGATTCTTGTGCCAAAGGATGACAGTTGACAGAAGAATACTGCAGCATTACACCGCATCAAAATATAGAAATCATGATAGTTCACAAGCATTGAAAAAAAGGGTGGAGCTATCATGATTCTTGGCTAGAAATGGGGATACGGGGAAGAGCATTTAATACTGCCTAGAAATTCTTGAAGCTCCCTTATAAAGTGGATATGGGGAAGAGAATTTCTAGGCAGCCTTACCCTTGCTTATTTGAACATAGGACCTCTAGGACACAAGTTGAGAGGTACCACTGTGACAGGCCCCCTTCTCAAGAATGTTTAATAGTTCACACGCATGTTAATCTTCACAATTATGTGCAACCATTCTAATTAAGAAATGTATAAACTTTGAACATTCCAGAATATTGTTCTCTGGTTGCAAGACAAGAAAGATACAATCATCGAAGATGTGCTAACTACACCTTATTCTTCTGCTCATTTATCTTCATTCTACAAGTTGTGCAGTCATATAAGCTGTTCACAGCCTCTCCATTCAGGCTGAAAACTCAAACAACATAGTGTGCTTATACTTCTCACCAGGCTGCACGACCACTGAGGGGAAGTTTGGTTGGTTGATGGCATTAGGAAACCCTTGGGTTTCCAAGCATACACCGGCATGTTTCTCATAAACAGCACCCCCTTTGCCAGTGATGCCAGTCACATAGTTGGCAGTATAGAACTGCATGCCAGGTGCATCGGTCCAGAGGTTCAGAGTTCGCGAGCTTGATGGGTCTCTCAGCTTGGCTGCATGCTTCACACCATTTTTTTCATCCCCACAGTCCAGCACATAGTTATGATCATACCCTCCAGGAACATCGTTGATGCGCTCCCCAATCTTGTGCTCTGTCGTGAAGTCAAAAGGAGTGCCCTCAACAGGCATTATCTCTCCAGTGGGAATTGTGTTTTCGTCAACTGGAGTGATGTGCTTCCCCCAGATCTGAATTGTATGATTTAAGATGTCACCAGAGTTATGGCCTGCCAGGTTCCAGTAAGTGTGCTGTGCCAAGTTGATAGGAGTGGCTTTATCATGTGGTATGGCTTCCATGTCAAGTCTTAGGGTGGTGGCCTCAGGAAGAGAATATGTTGCTCTGACTGTTACATCACCTGGATAGCCTGCGTATACAACAGTCAATGCTTAAATTGGCTGACATATTTAAGCGTGGAGATCTTCAGTTAAAACAAAGATGCTAATTAATGTaccttcttccccatccttgCTGTGATACTGAAAGGTTACTGAAGGGCATTCGCCATCTTTATGCTCTACAACATCCCACATGACTTTGTCAAATCCAGTCAACCCACCTGACATTCACAATTGagcaaaaaaatgaaaatttaaGACAACCCACAATTCAGCCATTAATGTAGAACACATTAATTGGAAGTGTGGAATAGGTTTTAATTTTCTTTGTAGAAACATCAATTTACCACAGAATTCATTCATCTAGGCATTAACAAATGATCTGATGCTAAACTTAGAAGGATTGCAATGTGCAATACATTTATCTGTACAGTATTGAGTTCTGATATATATGTAGGTATATAATAGTTAATTCAGTTAATAGTATTAAATTAAAACTACTCACTATTCTAGATAAAGACTAAGTCACACACTTGCACTCTGAGATCTAGCTAACATGATTACAACCAAGTCTACACCAACTTTGCAGAATTTATGAAACCTTACCATGAAGGCTGTTGGGTCCATTGTTGATAGGCAATGAATACTCAGCTCCGTTTAGGGTAAACTTCCCATCCTTGATCCTATTTGCAACTCGTCCAACTATGCATCCAAAATAAGGTGCCATGCCTTTCTGCAAATACAGAGTAGAAAGAAGTAAACCATCTGCAATTTACATCCCTTAAAACAATCTGCAATCTACATTCCTTAAAACAATCTGCATGAAAATCTAACAGAACATCAAAAAATTAGAATGTTTATACAGATATAATTAGTACATATCGTTAATTACCATTGGATTGTAGGGTATGGATGGATATAAGCAGTTAGACATGAACTGAACAAGCTATGCCCGGACACCCGGGGTGGAACATATTTGGGGATGGTAATGAAGGCTGAAATTAAAGATCCACATCTTACAGAACAAACAGAGATATGGGTCACACACAATTTCTTTAAAAGAGAATCACCTCGTACTTTTGAAGGCAAAAGGCCTGAACTTGGAATAAAAACTAGCGAATTTGGTAGATGTTTCTTGGCACCCATCCAAGGTGTCTGCACAAAGCTGCCAATATTTCCTTGGAAGAACTCTACCACCATGGTGTCACATCTGAAACTTTACTACGTTTTTTCATTTTTCGTGACCAATTTGCTGCATTGCCAGAAACAGTCGTCCAGCATCTATGTGACTAATTATGCTCATCCAGTGACATAAAGTTCCAATTTCCTTATCGGAACATCTAACTGCACACCACAAATTACTTCAATCTGGTCAGGGAACACACATGAACGGGACAGTTCATCTCAAACCAAGAGTCAAAAGTCAAAAGTACAACACTCGACATCTAGACCAGATAACGGGGACTAAGGGCTCGGAATCGAAAGGATTCGAGGGTCTCTCTCACCATGTACGGCTCCAGGTCATCGAATCCGAGCACCACATCCGCGACATTCCCTGCGCCGCCGATTTCGCCAAAAGAAAAGGGGGTCAGAAAGGAACCGAGGAACCCGAAGGAACCTGCGAGAATGATGCGGACCGTGGGCGTCGGGGACGAGGAGGGAGGTGATGGTTGCGCCCCAGCTGGCGATCCTGGTGGTGATCCGGCCGTTGGAGAGCTCGATGATCTTGGGCTCGGCCGCCATTGACGCCGCCGAATGGGAGGGGACTCTGCTCGGGTGCTGAGGCTGACTCGACTTGCGAGGTTTGTTCGATTGCTTGTAGGAGAGCAAAACGGCTTTCTGTTTTTCTGCTGCTTTTCTATCCGGGTCGGTCTCTATCTATCCGAACGCACACACTTCCAGGTCTCGTGGGGCCCGCTAGGGTGGGGCCTTGTCTCCCTGTGGGGACCACCATTGCTGATCTGTTACAACTATTATTTCCCGGAAGAAATCGGCAAAATAGTTTTCCGCTGTTGGATTCACCTCCATTATTTATATACATGTTCCAAGCATTAAGACACAAACATGGTTGTGACACTTAAAAAACCAGAGCGGCTATGTATATAAGAATGCATATAAAAATGCGCATAGTATCTTGAGTTAGGGTTTAAGCGTGAGTATGCATATGTTATATACGTTTGTAGTGTGTTACGAAAGAGAAAAAATAAGGCATAAAATAATCACAACACCATGTGGCTATTGTTGGGTTCATAAGGAAAGTCTAAGCCAATGTGATCAGGATTTAGAAAAACGGAAAGGAAAAACGATAGAGACAAAACAAAGCCAAAAACGACAGAGACAAAACAACCTTGATTTTGGGCCCTTGCTTACAGGTCCCTCGAGTCCTTTCGATTTTGAGCCCTTGATCTAAActactcaaaaaaaaatattaagtactccctccgttccaaattgtaggtagtTTAtgatatgcacctaaatatatctagatgcataataatatctatgaactaaaaacatcaaaacgacctgcaatttggaatggagggagtatctgtTTAATTTGGTGGGCTGCCAGTCGTGGGCCAGCCACTGCTCGGCTCGTGGGATAGGCCTCCACCCCACCACcatacacgcacgcacacaccaTTTGGCAATTTAGTTTAAGAATCTTGCAAAGGCTAGTTTTAATGGTAAGTTTCATTTCCATCTACAATGTCATAACTTGATGAATCAAACAACCGTTTCGATGCAATGTTTTGTTTCATAAGTGTTTACGACATTTAATTCATGCACAATGTGAAACCATTTAGTTGGACACAGGATCGGATGAAATAAGTTCTAGCTCCCAATGGCTATGGAAGAGTTTCAATGTGTTGGAAAACGTGTGAACCAAGGTTTATCAGATGaaactcctctcctctctttcctcGTAACTTCATTGCCATGTCATCAACTCTATTGATGTGTCACGTCATTCAATGGGAATGAAAACTCACACGAAGAATGGCCTAACCAAATGCTTCAACACATATTCATCAAATGTTGTAATCTAGCTATATAGTTGAATTTGTAGCAATCCTTTCATTCATAGCCTAGTACTCTATTGTTGGTTGGACTTTGTTTGCATTTCATTCATAGCCTAGTACTCTATTGTTGGTTGGACTTTGTTTGCATGCAGCCAGGCATGTAGCAGCTCATGGTTAAGCATCCTTGTAGTGGTATTCACGAATGATTCATGTTGATATAACTGATTTGCATGGTAAATGTTGATATAACAGATTTTGCATGGTAAATGAATGGttctgttgacgcaaaatcctggcggtggtggaccctgcatcagcacatgaggacctgggagatctgcttaactccagtgcagaatccaaatcggcgcgcgcggtgtgcgcgggcgtgccagtcagtttgaccattcaactgacaaggagatgatagttattgtgaagtccgaggcaaccggccgatcaggccgatataatcttggcacagtagcgataatggtgcaacaaaataaatcatgacaaatatatcggatgtgaagccgattccagtaccttgatgaatgtgagtgattcatcggccatccagccgatttaatataatttacaataaatatcggccagacggccgatagaaaacaggatgctgttgagttgttgccccgccatagctagagccacaagccgatgagatctaaactaacgttaccaccaatatctctaggtgaaaccacagcgatgcgcccggtagttgcagtctagaaatatttagcaggacattaatctgaaccccgctagccgatgatccaatcacaacggaacttactcccaacaacactcgaaggatggccaagatcaagatgcaacaggctattaaaaatagatctatcgtctattccgacagaattaataataattaatatgtcgtaaatggcaagacgatagaacagataaatatcagccgatgcaagcttaatcaaggcgggataactggtgaataccgtagatcgagacagaagcgatgcgccgtaagtcaaagatccaagatactcgataactggtagatgaaactagacgaaaccacagcgatgcgcccggtggttaaagcctagaacacctagtgacggaacttgcagctcgccggagatcgaggtcgatgcagcccagcttgctagaaggaactcgtcgagaagctacattactcctactcctaatgctatggcgtgaagccgaaaaggtaaataaaagatagatgtgttgtatattgatcgtgtgatgattctttacaatggccacgtccctttatatttatagggcggacgttacataattggcaacaaccacgcacaaggcaagtcacgtacacaatcttttctaataaaaaactctatctctaactaacccaactctatctctaaaatattttattctatgaaacaacctcccgtacatgcacagatcggcggcatgcataattattctagaagcctcccacacatggcatgcaaagtgcatcagaatccatgttgtatattctaatcatttttatccatacgtgctggcctttcctttatatcatccttgcctctccttgccgatcaatccaatgaagccgatttggactccgtgccgatatgcacgcatgctagcttcttaatgttgtacgtgactccaattatcttgtactccgaatttataggtttggtcaaaatccggtgtcaacacaggccccccagtttcggagtatgaatacttcatgttccgaaactaattatagaagtctgatacttgtcttcagagctaatgacgtctgattgccaTATTCAAAGCcacatcgactcctcttgaaatataaagaactccATCGGCCTGATGCCTTGATCCCACCCTGAGCCGATAAATTCGCCGGCAGTAGAAATAGAttagtctgttgacaccaaaacttggtgcagtaaccagcaagcttttgttgtcaacacaggccccccagcttcggagtatgaatatttcatgcttagaaattaatatccgatactataagcagccgatactatttttcttggaccaatcagccgatgcagtTTTAACTTCATCGGACTAAAATATAGCAAAAATCCCATTAGCCGAAAACAAATCCGTCAGCTGAAAATATGGCCAGCCGACATTATTAATTCCGTCGGCTGAAAGGAATCGGCTATTGTATGGCCAGCAAGATAATTCCATCGGCcactcttccttttctttcttttcccaaTCGGCTGAaccaattttccatcggccgatgccacgctttatttttcttaatatccaactggctgacgctaatcggccgatgcctctctccgttttttttcttttaattccaacaggctgACGCTAATCAGCCgatgcctctttttttttttaattccaacaggcggacgctaatcggccgatgcctctctctgttttttttaattccaactgactgatgctaatcggccgatgcctttctCTATAATCGGCTGTTGTATATTtcttaatcagccgatacaactccaatcggccgatcccattttccatcagctgatgcaattttctttatttgccaagcagtcaatcggctgatactattttttttattggccaTTGGCTCGGAGACCGATATGTATATATTTGGCCGATATTATTTTGAACCAAGCCGTTGATACCATTTCGCTTGAACCAGCAGCCgatattttttcccatacatAGCTCATCAACCGGCTTTTGTCAATTGTTTAAGCAGCcaatattttttcccatacatAGCTCATCAACCGATGCTTGCTCAATCGGCTTCTCAACCAGACGATGCTTCTGTCTATTGGCTTCTTTgccataaatcggccgattctattttgccataaatcaGCCGAAACTACTTtgcaacaaatcagccgatgctactttgccataaatcggccgattctattttattggccaagcaatcaatAAGCCGATGCAACTCCTCTCTTTTTTATTATTCCAATTGGCCGATGCATTTTTAACCCCATCGGACTTGCCATCGGCTATCCTTTGCGTCAATCGAGATGAAGAGATATTTTTATTTCACCATGCAAAAGGACCAGCCGatactatttttatttcaatcagccgatgctactttaccataaatcggccgatgctattTTTCCATAAATCGGCCGGTAATACTTTGGAATCAGCCGATGCTACTTTGCcgtaaatcggccgatgctattttgctaagcaatcagccgatggtatttttatttcaatcggCCGAAAATATTCCATCCGCTGACCAAAATTCTTCATCGGCTGACCAAAATTGGTTGATAGTCCATGATCGGCTGAAAAGCCATGGACGTGTGCATCAGCTGAATAACAACATGATTAGGTTCCCATGATTAAAATATCCATCAGCTAAACTAAAAGATTCCACCGGCTGAATTAACAGAAAAATTCCTCCAGCTGAATTTAAAACAAATCTCATCAGCTGGCCAACTGATTCTTGCTTTCTTTGTACTAGTCgataatgaagaaaaaaaaaactccattgGCTACTATGTGCCCAGCCGATTTGATTGCAAACAATAATATATTATGTTTTGAAATTCTTCTCCTTGCGCGATCATGACCTTTTGAACTCTTCCAGTGTACTGTACTAATGACGCCCAAAATCAATGTAACGTCACTCTCTATGTTGTCTGGCACCATGCTCAGAGTTGGCCGATAGAGAGAGGAACAGATCTGCCGGAGATTGGATTCGATTGGCTATCGGTTGCCTCAGCCGATGGCGCGTAGAGGCGTGGAGCCAAGGGAGCAATCGGCAGCGCTAGCCGATGAGCGAACAACGCCCAGGCCAATTCTGATCAGCCGCACAGATGCGAAACAGGGGAACCATGCTAAGTCGATCGGATGCCTCAACCTAGGATATATACGTATATTGACATGGCCCTTCAACCACGTAGATAAGTAGAGCCCTGGAATTATACGCATGCTTATCTTGGAAAATAAACTTGATTATCAATCGCCATTAAAATGTCAATcgtgtcccactgggcgtgccaaaatgtgttgacgcaaaatcctggcggtggtggaccctgcatcagcacatgaggacctgggagatctgcttaactccagtgcagaatccaaatcggcgcgcgcggtgtgcgcgggcgtgccagtcagtttgaccattcaactgacaaggagatgatagttattgtgaagtccgaggcaaccggccgatcaggccgatataatcttggcacagtagcgataatggtgcaacaaaataaatcatgacaaatatatcggatgtgaagccgattccagtaccttgatgaatgtgagtgattcatcggccatccagccgatttaatataatttacaataaatatcggccagacggccgatagaaaacaggatgctgttgagttgttgccccgccatagctagagccacaagccgatgagatctaaactaacgttaccaccaatatctctaggtgaaaccacagcgatgcgcccggtagttgcagtctagaaatatttagcaggacattaatctgaaccccgctagccgatgatccaatcacaacggaacttactcccaacaacactcgaaggatggccaagatcaagatgcaacaggctattaaaaatagatctatcgtctattccgacagaattaataataattaatatgtcgtaaatggcaagacgatagaacagataaatatcagccgatgcaagcttaatcaaggcgggataactggtgaataccgtagatcgagacagaagcgatgcgccgtaagtcaaagatccaagatactcgataactggtagatgaaactagacgaaaccacagcgatgcgcccggtggttaaagcctagaacacctagtgacggaacttgcagctcgccggagatcgaggtcgatgcagcccagcttgctagaaggaactcgtcgagaagctacattactcctactcctaatgctatggcgtgaagccgaaaaggtaaataaaagatagatgtgttgtatattgatcgtgtgatgattctttacaatggccacgtccctttatatttatagggcggacgttacataattggcaacaaccacgcacaaggcaagtcacgtacacaatcttttctaataaaaaactctatctctaactaacccaactctatctctaaaatattttattctatgaaacaacctcccgtacatgcacagatcggcggcatgcataattattctagaagcctcccacacatggcatgcaaagtgcatcagaatccatgttgtatattctaatcatttttatccatacgtgctggcctttcctttatatcatccttgcctctccttgccgatcaatccaatgaagccgatttggactccgtgccgatatgcacgcatgctagcttcttaatgttgtacgtgactccaattatcttgtactccgaatttataggtttggtcaaaatccggtgtcaacacaggccccccagtttcggagtatgaatacttcatgttccgaaactaattatagaagtctgatacttgtcttcagagctaatgacgtctgattgccaTATTCAAAGCcacatcgactcctcttgaaatataaagaactccATCGGCCTGATGCCTTGATCCCACCCTGAGCCGATAAATTCGCCGGCAGTAGAAACAGATTAGTCTACTTGGTGTCAACAGGTTCTAATTCTCCTTTTATTCTCCCTAGAACATCCAAGCCACTATGTAATGCGTCTTCAAAGGAGACGCGGCTTAAGAGTCAAAGGAGACACATAAATTTTCATCTCtgatgatgttgatggtgtagttagcacgccagtttgaaccgcaagcgcacggatcagttatAAATTTTCCCTTAGAATATtcctccaaggtttatcaatccgttgAAACAAGGTCATAGGATCTAGACT encodes the following:
- the LOC101764317 gene encoding aldose 1-epimerase isoform X1, giving the protein MAAEPKIIELSNGRITTRIASWGATITSLLVPDAHGNVADVVLGFDDLEPYMKGMAPYFGCIVGRVANRIKDGKFTLNGAEYSLPINNGPNSLHGGLTGFDKVMWDVVEHKDGECPSVTFQYHSKDGEEGYPGDVTVRATYSLPEATTLRLDMEAIPHDKATPINLAQHTYWNLAGHNSGDILNHTIQIWGKHITPVDENTIPTGEIMPVEGTPFDFTTEHKIGERINDVPGGYDHNYVLDCGDEKNGVKHAAKLRDPSSSRTLNLWTDAPGMQFYTANYVTGITGKGGAVYEKHAGVCLETQGFPNAINQPNFPSVVVQPGEKYKHTMLFEFSA
- the LOC101764317 gene encoding aldose 1-epimerase isoform X2, whose product is MAPYFGCIVGRVANRIKDGKFTLNGAEYSLPINNGPNSLHGGLTGFDKVMWDVVEHKDGECPSVTFQYHSKDGEEGYPGDVTVRATYSLPEATTLRLDMEAIPHDKATPINLAQHTYWNLAGHNSGDILNHTIQIWGKHITPVDENTIPTGEIMPVEGTPFDFTTEHKIGERINDVPGGYDHNYVLDCGDEKNGVKHAAKLRDPSSSRTLNLWTDAPGMQFYTANYVTGITGKGGAVYEKHAGVCLETQGFPNAINQPNFPSVVVQPGEKYKHTMLFEFSA